The window ACATCAGTGAACCAGACGTAGGCATGGCGGTCACCCCCGCTTTCGAACGGAAGCACCCTGAGCAGGAAGTCTCTAATACCATCGGCGGTCTCCCGGCGGACCTCCCGCTCGACGGGGTCGCCGGCTAGTGCCTGTTGGCGGATATCCTCGTACCCCTCGCGTTCGTCGTCCGGGACGATGGCGGCCGCGATAGGGCGGTCGGTGATGTCCGCAGCGTCTTTCCCAAATTCTGTCTCGAACGCCTCGTTTACCTCGGTGATATACGGGTCGCTGTCGACGAACTTGACGCCCATAATTGGGTCCGGCGTGTTCTCGAACAGGACCGACAAGCGGTCACGCTCGGTCTCAAGTTGGGACTGTCGTTCCCGACGCTCGGTAATGTCACGGACGCTCGCAAGCACCCGCTGTTCGCCCTGCAGCGTCGCGAGTCGCAGGCTCACTTCGACGGGGAACGTCTCCCCGGACTTCCGTTCGTTGTGCCATTCGAACAGTTGTGGCCCCTCCTTGGCTGCCCGTTTGACCTTCTCTCTCGCACTGTCGTAGGAGTACGCGTTGTTGTCCGGCGTGGTTAGCTCAACAGTCTCACCGAGTAACTCCTCGCGGTCGTAGCCGTTCATCGCACAGAACTGCTCGTTGACGTCGACAATCTCGCCTGTCTCGGGGTCGTGGACAACGATGCCATCGGAGACACTCTCGAAAAGCTCGCGATACGTCCGTTTTAGTTCACGGCGGTCGGTGACATCCTCGACGATCCCAACATACTGCTTCTTACCCGTCTCCGTCGTCACGGGATAGCCTGTCGCCGTCACCCACCTGATCTCTCCGTCCGGCTGGCGGACTCGGAACTCGAACTCGTAGCTCTCCGCTGGCGTTCCGTTCCGGATATCCGCTCGCATCGCATCGAAATCCGCCTCGAATTCCTCGCGGTCCCGTGGGTCAATTCCGTCCATGAATGCCGTCGCGTCATCGTAGAGCGGTTCGACCGGTCGCCCCCAGACTGCCTCGTAGGCGGGATTGACGTACTCAACCTCGGAGAAGTCCCAGTTCGCGACGTAGATGATCTCATCGACGTTGTCGGCGACAAGCCGAAGTCGGTCGTCCGATTCTCTTTCGGGGTTTGTTTCCTGTGCTCTGCTGTCTCTGTCGCCGCTCACGAGACGGCCGATGTGGGTTGCGGCGGCAGCTGGTTCAGCGGTACACACCGATCGCGGAAGCGTGCTCCTCGCACCGCGCTTAATCGCCGTCGCCACCGCGTCTTCTGCAGCGGTTGCAACGAGAACGACAACCGGAACCGACGGACGGGTTTCGGTAGCTCTGTCTACGACGGAACGCCACCCATCCAACTCACGCTGATCGACCAGAATACAGTCGGGGTCACCACTGCCGGCCAACTCGTCTGGCTGGTGAGTCGTGGCCGTGAGTGGTCGCCCGGCGGCGGTCGTCTCTTCGTCGAGTGCCGTGGCGATAGCACGGCCCCCGAGCGTGACCACCCGCAGTGGTTCGCTGGTGGGTGTCATCGATGACGCATTTTGGTGTCATAAGAACACGAACGATGATAAAGTCCCGCATAATGGACGTATAGAGGGGTACGACTGGGCTCGACGGCAAGGTGGAACAGGCACAACCCACGCCGCCCACAGTGTGTGGATACGCGCTTCACTCAGGGCACAGACTTCGTTCAGACAACTGCCCTGAGTTTGCCGCGGTGACGTTGACGCGACAGGCGACCCTACCGTTTCGGCGGAATCGAGTGGAACGGAGCGGATTCGGTTTCTTCTTTCGGGGGGATTCATACTGTCGGCTGTAAGTCTATGAAGAGTTTCGCCACCCCGGAGTGGCGAATATCTTGCAATAGTTACAGCCAACAGTATCAGTCGCTACAGCACAGCGTTTGTTGGTGTTGTGGGAAACTAGTCGAATCGGACAGGAGCACGCTTCTAGAACTCCGGAACAGTGTTTCTGAGTCAGAAACTCGTTGTGGGGTTTTAGTATGCACCGGCCAGTAGTTCTCGGTAGCCGCCGGTCGGAGGCGGTCCCCGAAAAGTATCCGACATGCCCGCCTACCATCGCCCACGCCCGATCCCCGCTTGGGGCTGGAGCCCACTGAGTGCCCTCTGACATGCCCTCTCACGCGCTCCATCCCCTTACACCCCCTCTTGTCCCTCCGCTGTCCGCTGCTGTCAACTGTACTCACCATTACTACACAGGCGTAGATACTGAGGCCTAGCAGACTTCCTTCGGTGTCTGTTCACTCATAAACCGACCACCTCTTCGCGAGTCCGTAGAAAGGACTGGCTTTCTGTTGTCAGAGCAACTTCAATTCCGGTTTCAGTTCTTGTTGATTTAGCCAACTGATGGAGTTCATCCCCGGGGCTGAATTAGACGGTTTCGACATCGCTATACCACTGTCTGTGATCCGCTGGTTCCGGGGGATACCGACACTGTCGGATCGGTGGCTGGCGTTCGCAGTCGGTGGGTCGCTGCTCCTGCAACTCGCCGCCCTGTACAGCCCGCTCGGCGACGATTCCGTAGTCTCGCTCGGACTCTCCGACTTGGGGTTGTGGCTCGGACTCGGCCTGCTATGGACCTCGCCGTCGCCAGCGGTGTGAAGCGCCTGTGACACTCCGAACGGAATAATACTGGCCGGTCATCTGGGGAACAGTTCGGTGCTGATTTCAGCAGGCGTGCACCTGTAGACGGAGACCGAGCGGGCCGCCGCCCCGGAGTACCGGGGCTGTCCCTGTGTTCACCTCTCTCGAAAAGCCGCCTTCCGCACGTTCTCAGTCCAGTTGTCCGTTGAGTACTTTCGCGGCGACCAGCACCGGGTCCCAGACGGGACTAAACGGCGGCGCGTACGCAAGGTCAAGCTGTTCGAGTTCGTCGATGGTCATGCCTGCTTCGATGGCTGTCGCGAGCGTGTCGATACGTATCGCCGCCCGGTCTTCCCCGACGATCCCGCCGCCCAGCAGGCGACCGCTCTCCCGGTCGGCGACGAGCGTCACATCGGTATCGTCACCACCGGGGTAGTACCCTGACCGGGAACCAGCCGTGATTGTCTTCGACACCGGGTCGAAGCCGGCAGCGCTGGCCTGCTCGTGGTCGAGGAGGCCGACGCGACCGCATTCGAGGTCGAACGCCTTCACGACGGCTGTTCCAGCGATGTCGCCGACGGGTGAGGAGTCACCGGCGACGGTCTGGCCGATGGCGCGACCGGCCCGGTTCGCAGTCAGTCCGAGCGGTACCCAGTCGCCCTCGCCGGTCACTGCGTGGCTGGCTTCGGCGCAGTCCCCGGCGGCGTAGACGCCCTCGACATTCGTCGCCCCGTACTCGTCGACCGCTATCGCACCGGAGGCCCCGATTTCGACCGGCGTGTCCGCGACGAGGGCCGTGTTCGGCCTGATGCCGATGCCGACAAGCGCGAGGTCAACATCAGTGGTGCCGCCGTCGTGGGTAACCGACGCGACCCGCCCGTGTTCATTACCGACGAGTTCCTCAACGGCGGTGTGAAGGTGCAACGTCACGCCTTGCTTCCGGAGGTGGTCGGCCACGCGCTCGCCCACTG is drawn from Haloarcula sp. CBA1129 and contains these coding sequences:
- a CDS encoding FAD-dependent oxidoreductase, coding for MTDPFVVIGGDAAGLSAASKFAREAPDRDVVVFEKGEWVSYAHCGTPYYVKGTVERLTDLLSLSPEKASERGIDLHRNHEVVGVDTDAKTVTVAHGGGTFNQPYGDLLVATGAHAVTEPIQGAELDGAFTMHGLDSAAAVRAVLSEPGESAVDTSIEYVDTALIEKYTDWEPPDRVAVIGGGYVGVEMAEAFRAHSVETHLFQRSGHLLPPFGEPVGERVADHLRKQGVTLHLHTAVEELVGNEHGRVASVTHDGGTTDVDLALVGIGIRPNTALVADTPVEIGASGAIAVDEYGATNVEGVYAAGDCAEASHAVTGEGDWVPLGLTANRAGRAIGQTVAGDSSPVGDIAGTAVVKAFDLECGRVGLLDHEQASAAGFDPVSKTITAGSRSGYYPGGDDTDVTLVADRESGRLLGGGIVGEDRAAIRIDTLATAIEAGMTIDELEQLDLAYAPPFSPVWDPVLVAAKVLNGQLD